A region of the Chitinivibrionia bacterium genome:
CGCTGAAAAGACAACGGAAATTCCCCGTTTTTATTTTGTTTTATGTATTATAATAATATTATGGTGATTTTGCCGGTTGTTATTTACCGAATATCTGTGATTTTATCGAAACGCAGTTTTTTATTTTCGCGAGGAAATTGTGTTTCGGCGGAATATCCAAGCGCAACAATAGAAAGTACTCGGTGATTGGCAGGAATGTTAAGAAGTTCCTGAACATATTTTTCGGCGGTAGTATCATTATTGTGATTTCGCCCCCTTACTTGCACCCAGCAACTTCCAAGTCTCAAAGAGTGTGCCGCCAATTGCAGAATTATGGATGAAATGGAGGCGTCCTCAATCCAGACGTCGCAGATATTTTCGTCGCCGCAGATTACTACCGCCAATTTTGCGCCGTTTATAAGCGCCGAGCCGTCTTCCTTGCAGTGTGCCAATTTTTGAAGCAGTGCAGGGGTATGAACAAAATAGAAATTCCACGTGTCGCGGTTCCTTGAAGTGGGCGAGTAAAGCAACGCTTCTTTTAGCGCGGCAATATCGGTTTGCGAAATATCTTTATCGCCAAATTTTCTTACACTCTTGCGAGTTTTTATAGTTTCTATCGTTTCCATACAT
Encoded here:
- a CDS encoding nitroreductase family protein — its product is METIETIKTRKSVRKFGDKDISQTDIAALKEALLYSPTSRNRDTWNFYFVHTPALLQKLAHCKEDGSALINGAKLAVVICGDENICDVWIEDASISSIILQLAAHSLRLGSCWVQVRGRNHNNDTTAEKYVQELLNIPANHRVLSIVALGYSAETQFPRENKKLRFDKITDIR